A segment of the bacterium genome:
AATCACCACACCCTCCCAGAAACACCAGAAGAAGTGGTGGACCCCCATTAGGAGCATCGCGACCACGGCCCTCCCCGGCGGGCCCATCCCCCAGCCACCACCTCCTTTGGTCCGAACGCGTTCCGCTATCCCCCGGCGGGTCCGCTCCCGAATTGATCCCGGTTCCGGTTCCCTCGACGTCGAATAGCTGGAAACCGGTGGTGTTTGTGACTGCCGGGCAGTATGCGGCGGGGCTGTGACATGTTCAACCCCTTTGTCGGGGCGCCGGACCGACACGCCCACCACGGTCACAGAACGCGGCGAAGTGGCGGTGCGGGAAGCTAGCGCCTGCGGGCGGCCGCCCGGGCTCGGGCCTTGGCGGCTTCCGCCTCCCGGTTCTTGGGCGGCGCTCTGGTTACCAGCGCGTCGACCAGCGTCCGGGTTTCCCGGGCGATGGCCTCCACGGCCCGATCGAACGCATCCTGGTTGGCCCGGGACGGTCGGGCCGAGCCGGAGACCTTGCGCACGTACTGCAAGGCGGCGGCGCCGACCTCCTAGTCCGTGGCCGGCGGATCGAAGTTATGAAGGGTTCTGATGCTACGACACACAGCCTGCCAGGGTACCCGTCCCCGGGGTCGTGTCACCCGTCATACGGGATGATCTCGAGGCCGTCCTGCGCGGAGATGATCAGCAGATGGGGTTCCGGACGGTCATCGAGTATCTCCATCACCTCCTCCAAGGCCGGTAGATGCCCGTGGCCGTCCGTGCGTTCCAGATACCGCACCCTCACGCCGGTTTGCTCCGCTAGCGCCTCCGCTACCAGGCCGCTGTCCCGGGCAACGAGAGTCAGAGACCTCACCCCTTCGGGAGGAGCTTCGCGGCGGGTCTCGCCCGGCATCTCCAGCAGATCGGTCCGGCGCACCGTGCGGTGGTATGCGGCGGTAAGCCCGACGGTGGCTACCAGCGCCAGCGGCCACCGGATGGCGAGCACCGTCCCGGTGCCGACACCGGGCCCCAGCACCTGCTCCAAAGCGCGGTACACGAGCACCAGCAGGCTGACCAGCGCCACCACTCCTCCCAACCCGAACAGGGCTATCAGGTAGATCCTCCGGGTGGGAGAGGCCACCTCGGAGGACGGGTCAGCGCCGCGGATCCGCTGGATACGGGTCCAGTGGCGCCACCACAGCGGCGCCCCCACCAGCAGGACGGTGACGGCGGCCACGAATTCGGAGCGATCGGTCGGGTAGAGAACGGTGGCGGGCGTCAGGACCTGGACGGCGGCGGCGATCACGGCCGCCGCCCCGCCCACCGTGGCGATCAGTCCGACCCCGGCCACCGTGTAGTCGTGGGCACGGTCCACCTCGGAACGCTTCCCCGGGCGTTCCGAACGCATCACCGTGTCGTGATACCTCCACACCAACCCACCCACGATGATCAGCGCCAGCGTCATCGGCAGCTCGCGGAAGTGAGGCCCGGCCGGCCCGATCGGACTCCCGAACCACCAGTCGAGCGCCAGGTAGGCGAGGTTCCAGACCCCGACGAGGGCGGCGAAGAGCCCGCCGACCACCCCGGCCAGCAGCACGTAGGCCCGCCACAGGGTGGTGCGTTCGCCGTGCTGCCCCAGCATCGCCCAGTAGCGCAGCCAGATGGCGCTCCCGACCACCAGCTCGATCAAGGGTTGCCGGAACGCTCCGGCGTCACGTACCAGCATCACCGCGCCGGCCACGGCGTCGTACGCCCGCTCGAAGACCCAGGTCAGGACGAGGACCCCGAACACCGAGACGGTGACCAACCCGATGAGCGACCCGGCCAGGACACCATGCTGGCGCCGCCCCGACCGCCCCATGCGATGGTGCAGAGCCCAGACCGTGCCCCAGACCAGCATCACCGAGGCCGGTGCGATGTCGAAGCGGCCCTCCAAGAGGCTCTCGGCCCATAGAGACAGGCCGGTGGCGGCGGTTACCAGACTGATCAGCTCGGCCAGGACCAGGTATCCGCCCGCCGAGAACCCCGACCCCCCGCCGGCGCGGCGCCGTTGCCGGCGCGCCACCAGGAGCAGGGCCGGGGCGCACACGATCACGCACGAGAGCATGAAGGCCAGGTAGCCGGGGCCGGCCACCACGTCAGGGTCGGCCGCCGACAGCAGCCCGGTCACGCCGGTCGCCACCAGGATCACCAGGGCCAGCAGCATCCCCTGCTGGAAGAAGCGCCGGAGCGTGGCCCCTATGTCGCGTCCTGACCGGCGCGCCAGCATCACGATCAGCCCGAAGAAGGCCCCGCCGAGCACCAGGATCGGGAACAGGACGCCCAGGACGACTTCCACGGTCAACCCTCCGGCCCGGGTTTGGGTGAGTCCGCCGAGCACTCGTACCACGGCCACTCCTGGTGGGTGATACGCCAACCGCCGGCTTCCGAGGTCAACCGGTACTCGTAGGTCTCGGCGCGACCGCCGCCGAAGATCCCTGGGTCGGATCCGGTCACCGACACGGTTACCCAGGCCTCGCCCGTGTCGACGGTGGTGTCGAGCCATTCGATCCGGAAGGCCTGGTCGGCCAGGTACCGGGGGAATCGGGTGCCGCAGCCGTCAAGTTCTTCGGCGAGATAGGACCGGGCTGCCGGCCGGTCGCCGGCGATCACCGCCCGGAGGTAGTCCTGGACTACTCCCTCCGGCGTGTCCGGGTCGAGCTCGGCGCCGCCCACGAACGAGAAGACCGCGGCCAGCACCACGAGTGCGGCCAGTACCGCCCCGGACCAGAGAAGGAGGCGGCGTTGGGAGGATGGAGCATTCCCGCTCCGAGCGACTTCTGGAGGGCTCGGGGTGGGATCGCTCATGGACGGCCAGCCTACCCGCCACGGCGCCCCGTAACCCTGCTACCGCGGAGCGGCGGTATCGTGGGCGCCCATGAGCAACACATACGACACCATCCTGCGCCTCAGGGCGATCCGTGAATACGCCGATCGATCAGTCGAGCCGGAGGACCTCCGCCGGGTTCTCGAAGCCGCCCGCTGGACCGGGAGCGCCAAGAACCGCCAGAACTGGTCCATCATCCTGGTGGACGAGCGCCGGCAGATGGACCGCCTGGCGGGGTGCGCCAGTTTCGCCGGTCCCCTGTCGAAGGCGCCGGTGGCGCTGGCCCTCGTACAGGAGGGCAGCACCTACGGGTTCGACATCGGCCG
Coding sequences within it:
- a CDS encoding nitroreductase family protein, translated to MSNTYDTILRLRAIREYADRSVEPEDLRRVLEAARWTGSAKNRQNWSIILVDERRQMDRLAGCASFAGPLSKAPVALALVQEGSTYGFDIGRMAQNIMLAASAIGMVSCPITLHDNEKAHEVLEIPEGRRCRYAIALGYPSQASRPAKAGGRKPLEEIIHHNSYGARTH
- a CDS encoding DUF5671 domain-containing protein, with product MVRVLGGLTQTRAGGLTVEVVLGVLFPILVLGGAFFGLIVMLARRSGRDIGATLRRFFQQGMLLALVILVATGVTGLLSAADPDVVAGPGYLAFMLSCVIVCAPALLLVARRQRRRAGGGSGFSAGGYLVLAELISLVTAATGLSLWAESLLEGRFDIAPASVMLVWGTVWALHHRMGRSGRRQHGVLAGSLIGLVTVSVFGVLVLTWVFERAYDAVAGAVMLVRDAGAFRQPLIELVVGSAIWLRYWAMLGQHGERTTLWRAYVLLAGVVGGLFAALVGVWNLAYLALDWWFGSPIGPAGPHFRELPMTLALIIVGGLVWRYHDTVMRSERPGKRSEVDRAHDYTVAGVGLIATVGGAAAVIAAAVQVLTPATVLYPTDRSEFVAAVTVLLVGAPLWWRHWTRIQRIRGADPSSEVASPTRRIYLIALFGLGGVVALVSLLVLVYRALEQVLGPGVGTGTVLAIRWPLALVATVGLTAAYHRTVRRTDLLEMPGETRREAPPEGVRSLTLVARDSGLVAEALAEQTGVRVRYLERTDGHGHLPALEEVMEILDDRPEPHLLIISAQDGLEIIPYDG